In Motilibacter rhizosphaerae, one DNA window encodes the following:
- a CDS encoding methylenetetrahydrofolate reductase C-terminal domain-containing protein yields the protein MSATTVSECPKRMVHGPCGGVAGDGTCEIGPFPCPFVGRAVVPWSGPPTPHTSEPPLLALLRQRPVVIADLPAPPLSRSGLERSADALAGAVDAVLLGDAPTARVQLPPAHRAAVVQSRGVAAWAGLTCRDRNRVALEGELAALADVGAAAVHCVTGDHTRTGDRPDAAPVFDLDSTRLAAVAAQTGLLVSVAESAAAPPREQRAERLAEKVRAGAAVCFVNLCDGPAAVGEFVAAATDAGAHVPFVACLAVAFDAGSAAALQRFPGSVRPAYGVAEAVRLAEAYLDVPGVRGVDLTAVPAPGRELETAGALAEIGRALR from the coding sequence GTGAGTGCCACCACGGTCTCCGAGTGCCCCAAGCGCATGGTCCACGGTCCGTGCGGCGGCGTCGCCGGTGACGGTACGTGCGAGATCGGCCCCTTCCCCTGCCCCTTCGTCGGTCGCGCGGTCGTCCCCTGGTCCGGGCCTCCCACGCCGCACACCTCCGAGCCCCCGCTGCTCGCCCTGCTGCGCCAGCGCCCCGTCGTCATCGCCGACCTCCCCGCGCCGCCGCTCTCGCGCAGCGGGCTGGAGCGCAGCGCCGACGCGCTCGCCGGCGCCGTCGACGCCGTTCTGCTCGGGGACGCGCCCACCGCCCGCGTCCAGCTGCCGCCCGCGCACCGGGCGGCGGTGGTGCAGTCGCGCGGCGTCGCCGCCTGGGCGGGGCTCACCTGCCGCGACCGCAACCGCGTGGCGCTCGAGGGCGAGCTCGCCGCTCTCGCGGACGTGGGCGCCGCCGCCGTGCACTGCGTGACGGGCGACCACACGCGTACCGGCGACCGCCCGGACGCTGCTCCGGTCTTCGACCTCGACTCGACCCGGCTCGCCGCCGTCGCCGCGCAGACGGGGCTGCTGGTCTCGGTGGCCGAGTCGGCCGCCGCACCTCCCCGCGAGCAGCGGGCGGAGCGCCTCGCGGAGAAGGTACGCGCCGGTGCCGCAGTCTGCTTCGTCAACCTCTGCGACGGGCCGGCCGCCGTCGGCGAGTTCGTGGCCGCCGCCACCGACGCCGGCGCGCACGTGCCGTTCGTCGCCTGCCTCGCCGTCGCGTTCGACGCGGGCTCAGCCGCTGCGCTGCAGCGGTTCCCCGGGTCCGTGCGGCCGGCGTACGGCGTGGCGGAGGCGGTGCGGCTCGCCGAGGCGTACCTCGACGTGCCGGGGGTCCGCGGCGTCGACCTGACCGCGGTCCCGGCGCCGGGTCGTGAGCTGGAGACGGCCGGTGCGCTGGCCGAGATCGGGAGGGCGCTGCGATGA
- a CDS encoding PDR/VanB family oxidoreductase, translating into MSFFSDVERDLVVDARTELAQGVVALDLVAHNGRDLPAWTPGSHVDVVLAPGTERQYSLCGNEDDRSRWRIAVLREDAGRGGSLALHDDVRVGQRLRVRGPRNHFGFTAAAGTAYRFVAGGIGITPLRAMVLRAHAAGAEWTLDYAGRSRATMAFAGELATAYPERVRLHPADEGRRLDLDALLGEPQPGTEVYACGPARLVDAVEQRMAGWPATALHVERFTAKEFGEPVWPGPFEVELALTGATVTVEPGESVLEAALAAGAVVLSSCRVGTCGTCETPVLEGDVEHRDSVLTLAEQADSAVMMVCVSRSAGPRLVLDL; encoded by the coding sequence ATGAGCTTCTTCTCCGACGTCGAGCGCGATCTCGTGGTCGACGCGCGCACCGAGCTCGCGCAGGGCGTCGTGGCGCTGGACCTGGTGGCCCACAACGGGCGCGACCTGCCGGCCTGGACGCCCGGCTCGCACGTCGACGTCGTCCTCGCGCCGGGCACCGAGCGGCAGTACTCACTGTGCGGCAACGAGGACGACCGCTCGCGGTGGCGCATCGCCGTCCTGCGCGAGGACGCGGGACGTGGCGGCTCCCTCGCCCTGCACGACGATGTCCGCGTCGGCCAGCGGCTGCGCGTCCGCGGGCCGCGCAACCACTTCGGCTTCACCGCGGCGGCAGGGACGGCGTACCGCTTCGTCGCCGGCGGCATCGGCATCACCCCGCTGCGCGCGATGGTCCTCCGCGCCCACGCGGCGGGCGCCGAGTGGACCCTCGACTACGCCGGGCGCTCGCGGGCCACGATGGCGTTCGCCGGGGAGCTCGCCACCGCGTACCCGGAGCGGGTGCGGCTGCACCCCGCCGACGAGGGCCGACGGCTCGACCTCGACGCGCTGCTCGGCGAGCCGCAGCCCGGCACCGAGGTGTACGCGTGCGGCCCTGCCCGGCTCGTGGACGCCGTCGAGCAGCGGATGGCCGGCTGGCCCGCGACGGCGCTGCACGTGGAGCGCTTCACTGCCAAGGAGTTCGGCGAGCCGGTCTGGCCGGGACCGTTCGAGGTGGAGCTGGCGCTGACCGGTGCGACGGTCACGGTCGAGCCCGGTGAGTCCGTGCTCGAGGCCGCGCTCGCCGCCGGCGCCGTCGTGCTGTCCTCCTGCCGCGTCGGGACCTGCGGTACGTGCGAGACCCCCGTGCTGGAGGGCGACGTCGAGCACCGCGACTCCGTGCTCACCCTTGCCGAGCAGGCCGACAGCGCCGTGATGATGGTCTGCGTCTCCCGCTCCGCCGGGCCGCGGCTGGTGCTGGACCTGTGA